The Grus americana isolate bGruAme1 chromosome 5, bGruAme1.mat, whole genome shotgun sequence region AGCGAGCGCACCGAGCCCTGCGTTAGGACCTGCTGCTGTAGCCTGCAAGGAACCGGCACACACAGCATCACCGCCCGGCCCTCTGCGCCCCGGGGACCCTCCGACAGCCCCCCCGCTTCCCGCCAGGAGCTTCCCCGACCGGCACCCCCACGCCGCTGCTCCCACCTCCAGCTCCCACCAGTTAGCCCAGTCTGGCGGCTCTGCCTGAGAAACTGGGTGCCCACCCCAGGGTCAGCCCGGCTCCTCGGCCGGCACACCCGGGGGGCGGCTGTCCCCCTCCTCCGCAGCCTGTCCCCAAACCGGGCCTCATCCGAGGGGTCGGTAATTCCCTTGCAGCATCTCCCGGGCGGCGGTTCCCCTCCAGCAGGCCTTACATCTTCCCGCTCGGACGATGAAAAGGGGCTGCGGGTGACAGCACCCATTTCCCCGACGTGCGGCCGCTCGACTGCGCGCAGTGGCCGGCGGGGTGACAAGTggaacccccccacccctgccccgggTTCAGGGACAGGAGATAACGGGGGGActctgctcccttccctgcttcccGGGGCGCCTGCTTGTGCCGCTACTGTCGGGGTAACACCGCGCATTTGGAGCCGCGATTTTGTTCTttaagattgaaaaaaaaaaaaaagaggggaaagaagaagagaaatatgaaaaatatcccAAGAAACGTTCCCGCCTGGCTGTGACGGAGGTTTAGGGCAGGGCGGCTCTCTGCAAACGAGCAGGGCCCGCAGAGGGGCATTGACAGCTCTGCTCCAGATGGACATATATGAAAAAGGTATCTATATGTCCGGGCAAAACTTTGAAGGGGGGGGTTTGTCTCCGCTTAGCCGTCGAATACGGCCCTTTCTGCGCCCAGGTCCTGCGGGGGTCACGGCAACTTCGCCAGCCGCAGTGCCCAGGGGGTCTCtctcccgctcccgctccctGAAAAGCGGCTAAGGGGGACCCCGGGCGTGGAGCTTCCcctgtaataaataaataaataaataaataaaacctcatAGGGTTTTCCCCGCTGCTCCTACTTTATCTCGCTGCATTTCCCGGGGAGAAACTTCCCGGGCTCATTTCCCCGTCCTCCAAGGCGGGGCTCACCGCATCGCCGGGGTCGCGCTGCCTCCACCGGCTGCCTCGCAccggcccccgcagccccccggcctCGGCGGGCGGGAACGAAGCCTCTCTAAGGGAAGGCCCTGCCCCGACGGGACGGGCAGCACCTTACCTGTTCTTAGcggctgctgccctgtccctTTGCCTGCGGTTTTTGAACCAGTTGCCCACTTGCGTGGGGGTAAGTCCCGTGGCCTGAGCCAGTTCCCGCTTTTTGCTGGGGTTGGGGTAAGGGTCCTGCAGGTACCACTCCCGCAGCAAATGCCTCGTCCGCTCCTTGAAGCAATGTGTCTTCTGCTCGCCGTCCCAGATGGTGCGGGGCAGCGGGAACTTCTTCCTCACCCGGTACTTGTCCACCGGCCCCAACGGTCGGCCCCGCAGCTTCTCTGCCTCCTGGTAATGCGCTTCCAGCCAGAGGGCTTGCAGTTTGGCGTGGGACTCCTTGGTGAACTTATGGTTCTCCAGGATGTGGTAGAGCTCCCGGTAGTTCCCCGTGTGGAAGGCCACGATGGCCCGGGCTCTCAGCACCGACTCATTCTTGTTGAGGGCCTCGCAGGCCGCGGGGGCCACGGGCAGGGACCAGAGGAAGCGCCCCAGGCGCTCGA contains the following coding sequences:
- the SIX6 gene encoding homeobox protein SIX6 → MFQLPILNFSPQQVAGVCETLEESGDIERLGRFLWSLPVAPAACEALNKNESVLRARAIVAFHTGNYRELYHILENHKFTKESHAKLQALWLEAHYQEAEKLRGRPLGPVDKYRVRKKFPLPRTIWDGEQKTHCFKERTRHLLREWYLQDPYPNPSKKRELAQATGLTPTQVGNWFKNRRQRDRAAAAKNRLQQQVLTQGSVRSLQAEEESGGEAVGAASSPAASLSSKAATSAISITSSDSECDI